Genomic segment of Paenibacillus polymyxa:
ACTGTGCTCCCAAGTGCTTCGCTTACAAAACGCAGTGGAATCATCGTGTTGCCCTCAACAATCTGTCCTGGAACATTCAGGGACAGCGTATCGCCGTTTAAGGTGGCAGCGAGTTCCCCGATGCGATAGGTCAGCACAGTGTCGTTTTTGGTTGCCGTTACGGTTTTGCCGGATCCATCCCAGGAAAGCCTGGCTCCTTGCGCCTCAAACAACTGGCGCATGGGGATGAGCGTTGTCCCGTCTAGCAGCAGCGGCTGGACGGCAAGCTGAAGCGGGCGGTCATCTACATAAACGGTTGTCACCGGAGTCGTCCGTACCGACTTTGCATAAGAGGGGGGAGCTTGGAGCAGTGATACCGCCAGCAGAGCCAGCAATACTTTCTTGTTGATTGTCATGCTGTTATCACCTCATTGTGAATGTGTTCATCTAAGTTGTACGAGACTGCCTCCGATTAGTTGTGCACCAAATATTGGATTTATTCAAAAAAACAAAACAAACAAAAATAAAACAAAAAAATATCTGTGTTTTATTATTGACATCAAAATAAAGTAAAGATAAAATTATATTTGTGAAATATTTCACTTTAGAGATTGATTCCATAATTAGAGAGGCATCAAGAAGTGAATCCTTAGGAGGCCGATTTTTTATGAGTGCACATGTATTTTTTGTACCATCTATCAATCTTATGGGAACGGGATGTTTGCATGAAGTTGGGCCGTATATAAAAGAACTGAATTTAAACAAAGCTCTAGTCGTTACGGATAAATTTTTGATGAAGAGTGGCATTGCAGGCAAGGTTACATCTTTGCTGGATGATATTGGACTGAACTATACGGTATACGATGAAGTAAAACCAAATCCGACCTGTAAAAATGTACATGATGGTGTTCAGTTTCTGCAAGAAAACGGATGTGACTTTTTAATTTCGATTGGCGGAGGATCACCACAGGATACGGCTAAGGGAATCGGCATTATTGCTACCAATGGGGGACATATAACCGAGTATGAGGGCGTTCATAAATCCACGCATAAATCGCTTCCTATTGTGGCTATTAATACCACAGCAGGAACATCGGCTGAAATCACGATTAATTATGTCATTACGGACGAAGAGCGCAAGGTCAAGATGGTTATGGTTGATAAGAATAGTGTAGCTACGATTTCGGTCAACGACCCTGAACTGATGGTAGATAAACCCGCCGCATTAACGGCAGCTACAGGACTAGATGCTTTGACTCACGCTATTGAAGCTTTGGTTACGCCAGGCTCCTATCCTGTAACGGATGCGACTGCGTTGGCAGCAGTAGAGATTATTTTTAATCATTTGGCTCGTACGGTGAGCAACGGTCATGATATAGAAGCACGTGAGCAAATGGTATACGCTATTTTTTTGGGAGGACTTGCATTTAATAATGCTGGATTGGGTTACGTTCATGCGATGGCGCATCAGCTTGGCGGCGTATACGATTTGCCTCATGGTGTTTGCAATGCCATGCTGCTGCCGATTGTGGAGGAGGAGAACGCCAAGCATGTACCAGAGAAATTTCGTGCCATCGCTAAGGTCATCGGTTTTGAAGATAAGGGGAAAACGGATAAGGAATGCGCAGACTATGTAATCCAAAGAATCAAAGACCTGTCGAAGGAAGTTGGGATTCCTTCCAAACTTTCTGAACTGGGTGTAAATGAAGTGGATTTGGATCTGCTTGCCGAGAACTCAATGAAGGATGCTTGCGCTCCGGGCAATCCGTTCATACCTAGCAAAGAACAAGTTATCGAGATGTTTAAGAAAATTCTTTAAATAAAAGGTACAATTATTTTACTAAATACTATAAGGGCTGTCCCAGGAAATGATCGAAGAATACTGGGAACGGCCCTTTTTATTTGCATTTTCTACTAAGAGATTTGTGAGACTAGAGATAAGACAGCCCCATTGAAGATTAATGGCACAGCTCTCTCGGCTAAAGCTGTAGGAGACTCTTTTTTCCCTTCCGCATTCCAACGAAAGGTTACACCATAAATGGACCAGCTTAATATGTTCGCGGCAAGTTCTAACGTTCTTTGGTCTGTATTATTGGCTTCTCTTGTTATGAGTTGAAGTATGAATTGCTCTAATTGATTCTTAATATGTTCTTCCAGGATCGGTGCCACTGAATTATATTTATGAACGCATTGATTACTTGAGTCGTGATAGTCACATAACGAAAGAATAAGTTTCTGAATGGTCTCCTCCGACAAACGTGCCTCAGCATCAATCCTCTTGATAACATACTCCAAAAATGCGTCTGACAAAAGGGTTTCAAGCAGTGCATATTTATCTTGAAAATGTGCATAGAACGTGGCACGGTTAATGGTGGCTTTTTGGGTAATGTCATTGATCGTAATCGTGTAGAAGTCTTTCTTATTTAATTGGTCAACGAATGCGTCGAGAATTAATCTACGTGTTCGAATGACGCGCGGATCGTTTGGGTTGGGTGAAGTTACACCAGGCATCCTCAAGACACTCCTTTCAGGTAAATCAAATGATTTCCCCATTATAAACATGTGTTGTTTTGTCAACAAGTGAATTTAGATATACAACAATTTCATAACCCTTTTGGTTAAGCAACAGAATGAACATTTTGTCGGTTGAATGATAAATTAAACATTGCTAACATTTTACTTGCACCCCGTTTGATGATGCACGAGCCTTATATATAATCCTTTAAAACGATAAAAGAAAATGAGGAGGTACAATCCTTGAGTAATCAACCGCAAAATGTCCATTCAACAGAATCTTTATTTCAACCTTATACTATTCATAATCTGACCTTACAGACTCGTATTGTAATGCCTGCAATGGGCCGCGCTTTTTCACCAAATGGTGTGCCAGGACCGGATGTAGCCGCTTATTATCGCCGTCGTGCAGAGAATGATGTAGGCCTTATTATTACTGAAGGTGCAGTGATTGACCATCCGGCTGGAACAAGTGAGCCGAGGATACCTAATTTTTATGGGGAAGCGGCTTTAAACGGTTGGGCTGAAGTGGTCAGACAGGTTCATGAAGCTGGTAGTAAAATTTTCCCACAGCTTTGGCATATGGGGATGGCTCGTCCTTTGGGATCTCAGCCGAATCCCGAAGCGCTATCGATTGGTCCATCGGGGCTGGATCTGGAAGGCAATAAAGTGACCGAGCCGATGACAGAAGAAGAAATTGCCAAGGTCATTGGCGCCTATGTCGATGCAGCGGCGAATGCAAAACGACTGGGCTTTGACGGCGTTGAAATTCACGGAGCACACGGCTATCTGGTTGATCAATTCTTTTGGGAGAGAACGAACCAACGTACGGATCGCTATGGTGGTGATATCATAAAACGTGCTCAATTCGCCATTGAGCTTGTGGAAGCTATTCGTGCTGAGGTTGGCCCTGACTACCCTATTGCCATGCGTCTATCCCAATGGAAAATGAATGATTACAATGCAAAGCCGTTCGATACACCGGATAAACTGGGGCAGCTCCTGAATGTGTTAGTACAAGCGGGCGTGGACATCTTCCATTGCTCGACACGTCGCTTTTGGGTACCTGAATTTGAAGGCTCCGATTTGAGCTTTGCCGGATGGGTGAAGAAGCTGACTGGAAAAACCACGATTACGGTTGGCTCTGTAGGTCTGGATGAGGATTTTGTAAGTTATACGGAAGGAAAAGGGGCAGGACACCAAGATATTAATGAACTTCTGGAACGGCTGGACAACAATGAATTTGATCTGGTAGCTGTTGGGCGTGCGCTTCTGGGAGATCCTGCTTGGGCTACGAAAATACGTGAAGGCCGAATTCATGATCTTCAAACCTTTACACCTGAGTTACTTCAAACGCTCAACTAAAACATATCATACTTTGAACACCTCTTCATTTCATAAATAACACTGTAAGCCAAAATACTCAAAGTCAGGTAAGGAACTTTGGTATTTTGGCTTTTTTATGCGTCTGCGATAGTAGTCCATCATGAACCATCAAGCTCCTATCTAATTTAGAACTCATTATAACAGACTTAATCCTAGTTCTTTCAAATCATTCATATACTAATACCAGATCAGACTGACATCAATACTTGATATATATAGATGTCTATGTAATAATGCTTGTATGTTAAAAAATAATGCAGCTGCACTGATAGGAACCATTAGAGACTCAATCAATAAATTGATTGTGTCTGAGCTTGAAGCGAATGGAATTGAAGGGATTGTTCCTACTCATGGTGGAATTCTAATGTTCCTTTATCAAAAGGACGGGCTTTCCATTAAGGAATTGACGCAAAAAATTTCTCGTCAGCAACCCACTGTCACTGTTTTGATCGACAAGCTAGTGAAGTTGGGGTATGTCGAAAGAAAAAAAGAAAGGGAGGATAGTCGAGTTACCCTGATATTTCTGACCGATAAGGGAAGAGAGATAGAGCCTATATTTGAGATGATCTCCAACAGATTACAAGAAACCATCTATGGTGGTCTCAAAGATGAAGAAAAAGAACAGCTGGAATATCTGCTGGAGCATGTCAAAAACAGATTATAAATTTTTTTAAGTAAATGTATAGATATCTATATTAATATCAAAATAACAATAAAACATCGGGAGGTTATTAAAATGAAACATCTTATCATCTATGCTCACTCTAACGCAGAAAGCTTTAATCATGCGATACTCGAAACGGTTGTAAATACCTTGAAAGAAAAAGGTGACGAAGTCGTTGTACGCGATCTGTATGCCCTTGATTTTCAACCTGTATTAAAACCTGAGGATACTGCCGCTATGAGAGCAGGGCAAACCCCGGCTGATATCAAAGTGGAGCAGGAATACATCTCACAATCGGATACGATTACTTTTATTTCTCCCATCTGGTGGACAGGTCTTCCGGCTATCCTGAAAGGTTACGTTGACCGTGTATTTGCATACGGCTTTGCATATACGGCTGGTGTAGAAGGGATTAATAAGCTGCTTACAGGTAAAAAAGGTTTTATCGTGAATACACACGGTACTCCCAACGCGATCTACGATGAAATCGGTATGACCGCAGGATTGAAGATCACATCAGATACGGGAATTTTTGATTTCGTTGGAATTGAATCCGTCGGTCACTTACTGCTTGGAAGTATTGGTTACCTTGATGAAGATGGCTATAAAGGACTGCTGAAGCAAGTCCAAGACACGGTTAAAACGGTTCTGTAAAGTCAGTTTATGTTCTCTTAGAAACGTAAGACATTCTTTTAAATGATGAGGTCAACCCGTATTTAGTGGTTGGCCTTTTCTTGTAAATGCTTATATTTCTCCAACATCCCGGTCCATAGATCTTTTGAATTTGTAATAGCATCTAAACCGTTTCATCTTATGTAACAACTCCTTTACCGTAAACTGGCAAGAGGTGATCAAGCGTATTTTTTCTTATTCGACGCTGAGCTCATTAACCCTTGTATTAAAATTCACAAATATTTCATTGTTATTATCGTGGGCAATTCATTATAGTACATAGTATTAATAGTTAACTGTATGTATTATGTGTGTGGCGGAGGTTCACTATGAAAGATTATGAACTAAGGGACGAATTGAGAGAATCCGTTAACCGGATTTATGGCATGGAATTATTCAGTAGCCTGACGGAGCTTGTTCAGGGGGAAAACCATGTGCTTCAATATTTAGTTCAGCATCGGGATGATGAAATTAATCCTTCCTTGCTCAGCGATCATCTGCATGTATCCAGATCAAGAATTACGGCAGCGCTTACGGGATTAAGAAAAAAAGGCTATGTGACTATGGAAATGTCTGAGCATGACAGACGACGAATGTGTGTAAGGCTCACAGTAGATGGTGAATCCTTGATCAAACAGAAGCAAGAGGGAATTGAAGGTTATTTTGAAGCGCTTGTGGTTGGTTTGGGTGAGAAGAATGTGAAGGAATTTATACGGTTAATTGAGCTTTCTTTGAGTATTATGAATGCGCGTTCTATTGAAAAATAACATAATGTGAGGGTGTACCGTGTGAGATATAAAATAATAGCGGATAGCTGCTGTGATTTAACGAGAGAGCTTAGAGAAGAGATGCAAGTTACTACGATTCCGTTGAATATGACGCTGGGAGATAAATGCTTTGTAGATGATGACACATTGGACTTGCCTCAGTTTATGGAAGAAATGAAAGCCTGTACAACCAAAATTGGATCCGCATCACCGTCACCTATGCTGTATAAGGAAGCCTTTCAAGGTGCGCATACTTCTTTTGCCATTACATTATCCAGCAACCTGTCCAGTTCGTATTCCAGTGCATTGGTAGGAAAAGATATGGCGGAAGAAGAAGGGGCGGATGTTCATGTATTTGATTCGAAAAGCGCTTCGGCTGGACAGCTCTTGTTAGCTCTAAAACTACGCAAGTTGATTGACGAGGGATACCATAAAAGCGAAATTATTTCTTCCCTGGAGAGCTTTATTAGCAAGATGAAAACCTACTTTGTTTTAGAAAATCTGGATAATTTGGTTAAGAACGGACGAATGAATAAAATCACTGGAAAGATACTTTCACTCTTGCATATCAGGCCTATTTTAGGCTCGGATGGTGACGGGAATATCGCATTTTTTACTCAAGCACGCGGTCAGAATCAAATTATCGAAAAGCTGGCAGATACTATTGAAAAAAGTGGCCGGGCTACCGAAGGAGAAAGCATCGTCATTACTCACTGCAATAATCCTGGGCTGGCGGAAAAATTAATGAATGCGCTGAAGAAACGCTATCAATTTAAAGATATTCATATTGTGTCCACCAGAGGGATTAGTTCAATGTACGCCAATGACAAAGGGATCATTATGGCCTTTTAAAAATATTCAGGGTTTATCCTCGCTGTATGGATAAACCCTTTTTAGTACACTGAGACTTTGCGGGAGTTCAAGCCTATCTCAATTTTCTAATGAGGACAGAAGCGTTTATGCTGGCTTGAGTTCCTCCGGCTTGTGTTTGCAGGGTAACAGCAGTAGTAGAGCTATGGTTTCGCAAAGTAAGGACGTCACCGCATGCCAGAGCGAGGATGGCTTGCCCTGTGTTCTGTTGTGTCCCGGCTCCTGAGCCGTATACAGTTCCCTCAGACAGTGCGCCATTAATAAAGAGGGCGAATTGGTTAGGTTCCACACCGGACACCGAAAAGTGAACTTCATATTTTCCAGCATCGGATACAGCAATCTGTGTAGTTCCTGGAACATGAGCAATTCCAGGTGTAAGTATACCGTTTGTATCCAAAATGACATCCCTTTCAATCGGAACAACTTGGGGCTTCACATTATAAATATAACCGAACTGCGCTAAATCACCTATAGTTCCAGAATCCCCTTCAGGCCCTAAAGCGCCATGATTAATATTCACGCTTACAAGTTGCTTTTTGACGATGATGTCTTTCCCGAACCCTTTCCGTTTCGAGCGGCCTTTTCTCTTTGGGGGCTTTTCCTCAAACTTTTTTTCTAACTTATCAAACCAGGCACGGACAAAAACATTTTTTTTACGGCCTTTTTTTCGTTTTAATTCAGGATGACCCAATACAAACACCTCCATATGGTTTGTTGTATACTACTCCATTCATCTAGAGGAGGCATGGATATCTGTCCTGTGACCTATAGGAAACGATCTATTTTGACTAAAAACAGGCTGCTGTACAAGGTACATTCGTCTAGTATGTAAAAAAGCACCTTTGAATGTGCACTTGGATGATAACCAAGGAACAGACAAAGGCGCCAGTAGAGACGTGTATCATGATGAAGCGGTTTGAAGCCGCTTTTTGCGCACATATAGGGCGTACAAGATGCCCCCAAGCAGACACAGGATGCAGGCGAAGCCTGCCAGCAACCACGCCGATGAGACTGCTCCACCACGATCCATGCTATTTCCGAGCCATAAAGGCAGCAGAGCTCCTCCAACTCCACCTGCGCCTATAAGTAGGCTGGTGGTGGATTCTTCGGTGCCTGGCATCATTTTGCTGGCAAAAACAAGTGCGATGGAGAAGATCCCGGACATGCCCAGCCCCAGCAGTACAATAAGGATAAAGGCGCCGGCAGTGCCTTTGATCAGCGGGAACACGCATAGCAGCAAAGTCGCTGCCAGCGAGCTCAGGGCGACAAAGACACCGTAGCCGTATCGATCGGCAATGTAGCCTGTGAATAACCGGCCGGTAGCCATTGCTAACCAGAAGCAGGTGACACTCAGTGCTGCTTCGGCTTGTGTGAGACCCAAACGTTCGATGAACATGGAGGGCAGGAAATTAGCCAGGCTCATCTCTGTTCCTACATAGATAAAGAAAAAGACGATAAATAGTGCAAGTAGCTTCCAATTGCCTATAGGGCTACCTTTAGAAGCCTCCACCGTGGGGGATTTGGGTGAGTTGGTGGAACGCGCATGGTTGTCACCTCGGTGTTCCTGTTGGTCTAATAAAGCGTCCAGCGTGCCGAAGGACCCACGCAGCCAAGCTATGACGGTCATGGCTGCAAACATGGAAATGATGGGAAAGGCCAATCGCCACCAACCGAGAGCAATGAGCTGGCTGGCGATAGCGGGCATAGCCAACGCGCCGATCCCAAAAAAGACTTCCAGACGGCTCATCGCCGCGCCCGTTCCTTGAGTAATACCGCTGATAATAATAGTGCCAATGAGTGTTTCTACCATGCCGAAGCCAAACCCGGCTGCTGCCCCGACGGCATATAGCCAACCCCAAGGCAGCAGCAATGAGTACAGCACTTCAGCCGCGCACAGCAGGAGCAGGGCGAATACTAGACTTCGGCGTTTGCCGAAACGCCGGGCAAGCCACGGCGACAGCAGGACTCCACCCAGAAAACCGGAAAATTGAGCGAAGATTAGGCTTCCGCCGTCCGTATAGTTTCTACCGTAATGCTCTAACAACACAGGCAGTAGGGAGCCTACAACCACGTGTGCCAGGCCGATTAAAAAATAAGACAAGCTGCCGATCCATAGCAGTCGTTTCATGATGAACTCCTTTGATACCTAGATTTGACTCATGCAGCAATCTGACTGCATGAGTCAAATCTGAGTGATTATGATAGCTCCAGTACTTGAAAGCCGTAACCTTCAATAGAAATATCTCCTTCTAGGTATTTACCGCTGATCAGCTCGTTCCCTTTCTGATCATCCAGATGATATTGCTGCGTCTGGGCGTTATGATTCAGAACGAATAGATATGATTTTCCATCTTTGGTCCGTACAGTGGCTTCTACACCCGCAGGAGCGCGCAGTAGGGATGAAATCCCTTTTTGCTCACAAATGTAGCCCAGTAGGCCATCAAGGAAAGTCTCTTCAGGATCTGAAGCAACGTACCATGCCTCACCTTGACCGAAACGATTACGTGTCAGCACTGGCATGCCCTGATAGAAATCATCGCCGTATTCGGCCAGCACCTCGGCGCCTTCGCTATGCAACAAGTCGCAGAGCAGACCGCATTTATATTCACCTTGTAATACGCCCACCTTATCTTTCAATACAATGCGATTGTGTGATTCCGGCAGAAGCGCGTCTATTTCTTCCACCCAGATCCCAAGCAAGTTACGCAGTTTACCAGGATATCCTCCGGTTGTGACCAGATCATTTTCATTAACAATGCCACTGAAAAAGGTCGTTACGAAGGTGCCACCATGCTCTGTGAATTGTTCTAGCTTCTCGGCGGTACCCGGCTTGACCATGTAGAGTACAGGCGCGATAATGAGATCATATTTCTGGAAATCTGCATCAACAGAAACCAGATCTACCTGTACATTCCGCCGGAAGAGGGGAGCATAATACTTGTGCACCTGATCCACATATTTCAAGGCGACAGAAGGGCCGCTTGATTTTTCCAAAGCCCACCAATTGTCCCAATCGAATAAAATGGCTACTTTGGCATTAACGGTTGCGTCAAGTAGCGTGTTGCCTAATGCGCCAAGCTCACTGCCAAGCTGTGCCACCTCGCGAAATACACGTGTGTTCTCATGCCCGGCATGTTCAATGACGGCCCCGTGGAATTTCTCACAAGCGCCGATCGAGCGGCGAAGCTGGAAGAACATGACCGTGTCCGCGCCATGCGCGACCGCCTGATAACTCCATAACCGCATAACGCCAGGCCGTTTAAGCGAATTATACGCCTGCCAGTTCTGCTGGCTCGGTGTTTGCTCCATCAGCATAAAGGGTTGCCCATCCTTCAAGCCGCGCATCAGATCGTGCGCCATCGCTGTATAGCTTATCGGAGTATTGGCCCCGGGATAGCTGTCCCAAGATACAATATCCATGTGCTTAGCCCATTTAAAATAGTCCAGTTGTTTAAAAAAGCCCATCAGATTGGTCGTTATCACGGCATCGGGAACATGTTTTTTAATCGCGTTATACTCCAGCAGATAACAATCAAGCATACTGTCTGAATTAAAGCGTGCATAATCGAGGGATATGCCCTGAAAGGTCGAGTGATTTTCTCCCCAATGCTCGCTCAGATTATTTGGTGGTACAATTTCATCCCAATCATAGAAGGTGTGACCCCAGAAGGAAGTATTCCACACCCGGTTTAGTTCTTCCAGTGATCCGTATTTTTGCTTGAGCCACACCCGAAATGCGGCTGCACAGTTATCACAATAGCAATCCCCGCCGTACTCATTGGACACGTGCCACACGAGGATCGCGGGATGGTTATTGTATCGTTCTGCAAGTCGATCAGCCATCTGCTCCGCATATTTTCGATACGTTGGACTGTTCGGACAGGAGTTGTGGCGGCCACCGAATTTCCGCTTACGCCCGTCAGCATCGACTCGCAGAATGTCGGGATAACGCGTAGCCATCCAGGCTGGATGCGCTGCCGTGCTAGTAGCTAAACAAACGAAGATATCGCTTTCATAAAGACTGTCAATCAATTGATCCAGCCATTCAAAATGATATGTGATTTCGTCGGATTGAATTTTGGCCCATGAGAATACGTTGACCGTGGCGATATCAATCCCTGCCTGCCTGAACATCCGTAAATCTTCCTGATGCGTGGCCTCATCCCATTGCTCAGGATTATAATCTCCACCGTAAAATACTTTAGGAAGTTTGCTGCTTATCATGCCAATCACCTCTGTATATAAGAATAATCCTATCTTATAATACAAATAACTGCTTTTAAATATAATAAAATGAACGTGTATATAACAATATGGATCTACATGTGAAATACATACCCGCATACGCCGGAGGTGCTTTTTATGATTTTAACTCCCCATCATTTAAGATTTTTCCTAACTACGCGTGAGCATTCTTTACCCCTTTTTATTGAAAGTATCGGATTTAACAGCAGGCAGGAAGATGTGTCCCGTCCAGAGGGTTATCCGTGCTTTCACTGGATTCAGACGGTGTCTGGTGAAGGGATGTTTACATTTAAAGGGGGGAGTTTCCGTCTGGGAGAGCAGTCCGGGGTTCTGCTGCTGCCCGGGGAATCCCATGCATACAGACGGGCGACCAAGGTATGGCGAACGTTATACATTACATTTGACGGCCCCATCGCCGCTGCTGTATTGACTGCACTGGGATTGAAGCATACGCGTGGGTATCATTGGGACCCGGATAGCGAGCTACACAGCTTTGGGGAAACTATGCTCCATTCCATGGTTAGTGAACGTGATTTGTCTGGATTAGATGCTTCGGCCAATATGTATCGTTTTCTGACTCTACTGCGTAAACATGGACAACATAGCTCGATGCCTTCCCTATCCCATAATGTTGAACGTTTAACCCCTGTACTGGCCTTTATGGAGCAAAATTATGCCAGTCCAGATGTGGGCCTAGGTGATATGGCAGTTATGATGAATGTCAGTTCCCGTCATTTAAATACATTATTTAAGCAAGCGTTTGGTGTGACTTCTTATGCTTATCTGATTGTAATTCGGCTGCGGAAGGCCAAGGAAATGATGACGGAATATCCACAATTAACAGTAAAGGAGATTTCGGAGCGAGTAGGATTCCGAGATGCCAGTCATTTTGTGGCAACTTTCCGCCGAGCTGAAGGAATTACGCCTGAAAGGTTCAAATTACTGTATACATAAGGGTATTTTATCGAAATACTCTTTCTTACTCGGGAATGCTCTTTTTAGGGAGCATTCCTTATTGTTTTTTTCAGGATGAGGGAGTATAAAATAATAGTTCATTTGTTTCATCAATCTGATGTTCAGGTGACATAATAAACATAAGATCCATAGTCCTTTTGCAAAACCCTCATCTAAAGAAGGAGTCAACGAAATGCTGAGTAAAGTCAAAAGATTATTAATCGGTCGTCCGCGAAAGTCGACGGCCCTTGAAGATGAGAAACTGAACAAGCTCAAGGCACTGGCCATTCTGTCCTCAGATGCTTTGTCCTCTGTAGCTTACGGAACGGAGCAAATTCTGCTGGTTTTAATTACAGCCGGCTTCGCTGCCCTATGGTATTCCATTCCTATATCCATTGCGGTATTGGGATTGCTGATCATTCTGATCCTGTCCTATAGACAGACCATATTTTCCTATCCTGGTGGCGGAGGAGCGTACATTGTTGCACAGGACAATTTGGGGAAAAGTCCGAGTCTGATTGCAGGCGGATCTCTGCTGGTCGATTATATTCTAACGGTAGCAGTTAGCTCATCAGCAGGTACAGATGCCATTACATCGGCGTTCCCATCGTTACATGATCATCGGATCGCCATTGCTCTGATTATGATTATCTTTTTAACTATTATGAACTTGCGCGGGGTGACAGAATCTGCCTCGGTGCTGGCTGTACCGATTTATTTATTTGTTGTTGCCATTTTTGTTTTGATTATTAGCGGTATCATTCATTACGTGGCAGGGGGAGCTCATGCTGCAGCACCGCAATTTGGAGCTACGGTATCCAACGTCAGCCTGTTTCTCTTACTAAAGGCATTTAGCTCGGGCTGTTCGGCGCTAACTGGGGTAGAAGCTGTCTCGAATGCCATTCCGAACTTCCGCAAGCCTGCTGCCAAAAATGCAGCAACTACACTAATGATGATGGGTTTGATTCTCGGGTGTATGTTTATCGGAATTAGTTTGCTGGCTTATTGGTACGGTGTTCGTCCTAATCCGCATGAAACGGTCATCTCGCAAATTGCGAACGCCACTTTCGGGCGCGGTGTGATGTATTACATCATTCAAGGCGTAACGGCGCTCATCTTGTTTTTGGCGGCGAATACAGCCTATTCGGCCTTTCCATTGCTTGCTTTTATGCTCGCGAAGGACAAATACATGCCGCACATGTTCATGGTCCGTGGAGATCGGCTCGGATACTCTAATGGTATCCTGTTTCTGAGTATCTTCTCGGCATTGCTGGTCATCGTATTTGGCGGCAACACAGAAAATCTGATTCCGCTTTATGCGGTAGGGGTATTTATTCCGTTTACCCTTTCACAGCTTGGTATGATGATTCGCTGGATCAAGCTCAAACCGCCAGGCTGGATCGTCAAACTTGCTATTAATACGGTTGGGATGCTGACCACGCTGTCGATTACGCTTATCTTTATCTTCACCAAGTTTAGCCAGGTGTGGGTAATCTTTATCTTCCTGCCTTTGGTTCTGTATTTCTTTATGAAGATCAATAGGCATTACAAAAATACGGCTGAACAACTGCGCATTGATATTACCAAGGATAAACCTATGGTGAAAGGAAATACGATTATTATTCCGGTGGCAGGTATTACGCGAGTCGTTATGAATACGATCAGCTATGCCAAAACCTTGTCGGACAATGTGGTTGCCGTATATGTGGGTGTGGATGATGAAGCGATTCGCAAAATGGAACAGAAATGGGAAGAGTGGGATGTCGGTATACGTTTGGTGGTA
This window contains:
- a CDS encoding beta-galactosidase encodes the protein MISSKLPKVFYGGDYNPEQWDEATHQEDLRMFRQAGIDIATVNVFSWAKIQSDEITYHFEWLDQLIDSLYESDIFVCLATSTAAHPAWMATRYPDILRVDADGRKRKFGGRHNSCPNSPTYRKYAEQMADRLAERYNNHPAILVWHVSNEYGGDCYCDNCAAAFRVWLKQKYGSLEELNRVWNTSFWGHTFYDWDEIVPPNNLSEHWGENHSTFQGISLDYARFNSDSMLDCYLLEYNAIKKHVPDAVITTNLMGFFKQLDYFKWAKHMDIVSWDSYPGANTPISYTAMAHDLMRGLKDGQPFMLMEQTPSQQNWQAYNSLKRPGVMRLWSYQAVAHGADTVMFFQLRRSIGACEKFHGAVIEHAGHENTRVFREVAQLGSELGALGNTLLDATVNAKVAILFDWDNWWALEKSSGPSVALKYVDQVHKYYAPLFRRNVQVDLVSVDADFQKYDLIIAPVLYMVKPGTAEKLEQFTEHGGTFVTTFFSGIVNENDLVTTGGYPGKLRNLLGIWVEEIDALLPESHNRIVLKDKVGVLQGEYKCGLLCDLLHSEGAEVLAEYGDDFYQGMPVLTRNRFGQGEAWYVASDPEETFLDGLLGYICEQKGISSLLRAPAGVEATVRTKDGKSYLFVLNHNAQTQQYHLDDQKGNELISGKYLEGDISIEGYGFQVLELS
- a CDS encoding AraC family transcriptional regulator; this encodes MILTPHHLRFFLTTREHSLPLFIESIGFNSRQEDVSRPEGYPCFHWIQTVSGEGMFTFKGGSFRLGEQSGVLLLPGESHAYRRATKVWRTLYITFDGPIAAAVLTALGLKHTRGYHWDPDSELHSFGETMLHSMVSERDLSGLDASANMYRFLTLLRKHGQHSSMPSLSHNVERLTPVLAFMEQNYASPDVGLGDMAVMMNVSSRHLNTLFKQAFGVTSYAYLIVIRLRKAKEMMTEYPQLTVKEISERVGFRDASHFVATFRRAEGITPERFKLLYT
- a CDS encoding APC family permease, with protein sequence MLSKVKRLLIGRPRKSTALEDEKLNKLKALAILSSDALSSVAYGTEQILLVLITAGFAALWYSIPISIAVLGLLIILILSYRQTIFSYPGGGGAYIVAQDNLGKSPSLIAGGSLLVDYILTVAVSSSAGTDAITSAFPSLHDHRIAIALIMIIFLTIMNLRGVTESASVLAVPIYLFVVAIFVLIISGIIHYVAGGAHAAAPQFGATVSNVSLFLLLKAFSSGCSALTGVEAVSNAIPNFRKPAAKNAATTLMMMGLILGCMFIGISLLAYWYGVRPNPHETVISQIANATFGRGVMYYIIQGVTALILFLAANTAYSAFPLLAFMLAKDKYMPHMFMVRGDRLGYSNGILFLSIFSALLVIVFGGNTENLIPLYAVGVFIPFTLSQLGMMIRWIKLKPPGWIVKLAINTVGMLTTLSITLIFIFTKFSQVWVIFIFLPLVLYFFMKINRHYKNTAEQLRIDITKDKPMVKGNTIIIPVAGITRVVMNTISYAKTLSDNVVAVYVGVDDEAIRKMEQKWEEWDVGIRLVVLKSRYRSIINPLRKFIDTVEWKKADEDHITVLIPQFITKHWWENILHNQTSLLMRAYLINYKDVIVTTVPFHLNK
- a CDS encoding MFS transporter translates to MKRLLWIGSLSYFLIGLAHVVVGSLLPVLLEHYGRNYTDGGSLIFAQFSGFLGGVLLSPWLARRFGKRRSLVFALLLLCAAEVLYSLLLPWGWLYAVGAAAGFGFGMVETLIGTIIISGITQGTGAAMSRLEVFFGIGALAMPAIASQLIALGWWRLAFPIISMFAAMTVIAWLRGSFGTLDALLDQQEHRGDNHARSTNSPKSPTVEASKGSPIGNWKLLALFIVFFFIYVGTEMSLANFLPSMFIERLGLTQAEAALSVTCFWLAMATGRLFTGYIADRYGYGVFVALSSLAATLLLCVFPLIKGTAGAFILIVLLGLGMSGIFSIALVFASKMMPGTEESTTSLLIGAGGVGGALLPLWLGNSMDRGGAVSSAWLLAGFACILCLLGGILYALYVRKKRLQTASS